One genomic region from Prunus persica cultivar Lovell chromosome G3, Prunus_persica_NCBIv2, whole genome shotgun sequence encodes:
- the LOC18783585 gene encoding glycylpeptide N-tetradecanoyltransferase 1, producing MVDSNPSSGSPEDTPNPNPDGNAPSENDLTLDSLSRKVQESLSVGKKHKFWETQPVGQFKDLGDNSLPEGSIEDPTPLSEVKQEPYKLPNLYEWTTCDIDSEEMCTEVYNLLTNNYVEDDENMFRFNYSKEFLRWALRPPGYFRSWHIGVRVISSKKLVAFITGVPSRIRVRNDVVIMAEINFLCVHKKLRSKRLAPVMIKEVTRRVHLENIWQAAYTAGVVLPTPISTCQYWHRSLNPKKLIDVGFSRLGARMTMSRTIKLYRLPESTVTPGFRKMELHDVPAVTRLLRDYLSQFVVAPDLDENDVEHWLLPKENVVNSYLVESPETHVITDFCSFYTLPSTILGNQNYSSLKAAYSYYNVSTKTPLLQLMNDALIVAKRNDYDVFNALDVMQNESFLKELKFGPGDGKLHYYLYNYRIRSALRPSELGLVLL from the coding sequence ATGGTTGATAGCAACCCATCTTCTGGATCACCTGAAGACACTCCAAACCCCAATCCTGATGGAAATGCACCTTCTGAGAATGACCTTACACTTGATTCTCTATCCCGAAAGGTTCAAGAATCTCTCTCTGTTGgaaagaaacataaattttgggaaaccCAACCTGTCGGGCAATTCAAGGACCTCGGGGACAACAGTTTGCCTGAAGGTTCAATTGAGGACCCAACACCGTTATCTGAAGTCAAACAGGAACCGTACAAACTTCCCAACCTCTATGAATGGACCACATGTGATATAGACTCTGAAGAGATGTGCACTGAGGTCTATAACCTTCTTACAAATAACTATGTTGAGGATGATGAGAACATGTTTAGATTTAATTATTCAAAGGAATTTCTTCGTTGGGCGCTACGGCCTCCAGGTTATTTCAGGAGTTGGCACATTGGTGTCCGGGTCATAAGTTCAAAGAAGTTGGTTGCCTTCATTACTGGTGTTCCTTCTAGAATCCGGGTTCGTAATGATGTTGTTATCATGGCAGAGATTAATTTCCTATGTGTTCATAAGAAGCTTAGATCAAAGAGACTTGCCCCTGTTATGATCAAAGAGGTGACTAGGAGGGTTCACTTGGAGAATATATGGCAAGCAGCTTATACTGCTGGTGTTGTTCTCCCTACGCCTATATCAACTTGCCAATATTGGCACAGATCTTTGAATCCAAAGAAGCTGATTGATGTTGGGTTCTCTAGACTTGGTGCAAGAATGACAATGAGTCGAACAATCAAACTTTACAGGTTACCAGAGTCAACAGTCACCCCAGGGTTCAGAAAAATGGAGCTCCATGATGTTCCTGCAGTTACACGGCTACTTAGGGATTATTTGAGCCAGTTTGTTGTTGCACCTGATCTTGATGAAAACGATGTGGAGCACTGGCTTCTTCCAAAGGAGAATGTTGTGAACAGTTATCTGGTTGAAAGTCCAGAAACTCATGTAATCACTGATTTCTGCAGTTTTTACACTCTTCCTTCGACTATCCTTGGCAATCAGAATTATTCGTCTTTAAAAGCAGCTTATTCCTATTATAATGTTTCGACAAAGACGCCTTTGCTACAGTTGATGAATGATGCTCTTATTGTTGCAAAGCGCAACGATTATGATGTTTTCAATGCATTGGATGTCATGCAAAATGAATCATTCTTGAAGGAACTGAAATTTGGGCCAGGTGATGGTAAGCTTCATTATTATCTCTACAATTATCGGATCAGAAGTGCATTGAGACCATCGGAGCTCGGGCTTGTCCTCTTATAA